A genomic window from Vigna radiata var. radiata cultivar VC1973A chromosome 2, Vradiata_ver6, whole genome shotgun sequence includes:
- the LOC106778113 gene encoding putative disease resistance RPP13-like protein 3: protein MEESIVSFALDHLAQLVADEVNLLYGVKDRVQSLQRELEMIKELLNNTRREEGMEHIVLNQIRDMAYLAEDVIDTFVVEVDIYKRKTILQKMLCCFGQVRLLHRLSAKIDYIKTTLKEIRDNKDIYDAFRETTNESAAEEKRERLEWLQRLRRDVEVKDVVGFVRDSEVVVNQLLGDSSNRKVVSIVGMGGLGKTTLARKVFNKSQVKNHFHCLTWVNVSNDCRVKELLLGLLKQLMPNFEQQCGGINNWNEDELKNKVENCLEGKRYLVVLDDLWNIRDWDKVKSAFPDNNRGSRILITSRSKEVAMHAGLDVPHYLPFLKEEESWELFRKKVFIDGDCPSDLEPLGKLMVQRCCGLPLSIIVLAGLLANKEKSHILWSEVVDHVNSYINRDKTQVNDIVLKLSYDNLPRRLKPCFLYLGLFPEDFEIPVAPLLQKWVAEGFIQDTGDRDPDNVAEDYLYELIDRSLVQVTRVKSNGSLEKCEVHDLLRDLCISQSKKEKVFEVCTNNNIVGIAKPPTPDKPRRLSIHSAMHDYISASKRDHSCVRSLFFFGTHYDQWKWLVDDFKLVRVLEFGPISRQENLSNLGNFIHLRYLRIKDVYVYFVPDSILNLLNLQTIDLGISRGGGRVSFPIQIWKLKYLRHWNSSGPIELRGNCSQSVKKMWNLQTMSPLVCNKQAISLIKNRTFPNIKRMGLDGSRECGDELHNLLHNLQQLEHLNSLVIIPQGFLDFKPQELVQGLGEFSHLTILEIHCVKDLLTSEHIFPPNVTELTLSGIHCISDEGMNGLGNHSKLKILRLLGNLLMFKNPTDLNCVGFPQLEVLKMKFLRLQKWELDNGAMRRLQHVIIDRCGPLGNLPTELCYLNGLKKVHINSFPSKEVIGQMADILRTLETNNGVQVLAGHIYIPPWDEENDWVHDY from the coding sequence ATGGAAGAGAGTATAGTTTCCTTTGCTTTAGATCACTTAGCCCAGCTTGTGGCAGACGAAGTTAACTTGCTGTATGGCGTGAAGGATAGAGTCCAGTCCCTCCAGAGAGAACTTGAAATGATCAAAGAGCTCCTCAATAACACAAGGAGAGAGGAGGGAATGGAACATATAGTACTGAACCAAATCAGAGATATGGCCTACTTAGCTGAGGATGTCATCGACACATTCGTAGTCGAAGTTGACATTTACAAGAGGAAAACCATTTTGCAGAAGATGCTCTGTTGCTTTGGCCAAGTAAGGTTGCTCCACCGCTTATCCGCCAAAATTGACTATATCAAAACCACTCTCAAGGAGATACGCGACAACAAGGACATATATGATGCTTTCAGAGAAACCACTAATGAATCCGCAGCAGAAGAGAAGAGGGAAAGGCTGGAATGGCTGCAGAGGCTAAGAAGAGACGTGGAGGTAAAAGATGTGGTTGGCTTTGTCCGTGACTCCGAGGTTGTCGTCAACCAACTCTTGGGAGATAGTTCAAATCGTAAAGTCGTCTCTATCGTTGGCATGGGGGGATTGGGAAAGACCACCCTTGCCCGAAAGGTCTTTAATAAAAGCCAGGTGAAGAACCACTTCCATTGTCTTACGTGGGTTAATGTCTCGAACGACTGCAGAGTAAAGGAGCTTTTGCTTGGCCTTCTTAAACAGTTGATGCCAAATTTTGAACAACAATGCGGAGGCATTAACAACTGGAATGAGGATGAGCTAAAAAATAAGGTGGAGAACTGCTTGGAGGGGAAAAGGTATCTTGTGGTGCTAGATGACTTGTGGAATATAAGGGATTGGGACAAGGTGAAAAGTGCTTTTCCAGACAACAACAGAGGGAGCAGAATATTGATTACTAGCCGTTCGAAAGAGGTTGCCATGCATGCTGGTCTTGATGTTCCTCACTATCTTCCATTtctcaaagaagaagaaagttgggAGTTGTTTCGCAAGAAAGTGTTTATCGATGGAGACTGCCCTTCTGATTTGGAGCCTCTGGGAAAGCTGATGGTTCAAAGATGTTGTGGTTTGCCGCTCTCCATCATTGTTTTGGCTGGGCTGTTGGCCAACAAGGAAAAGTCACATATACTATGGTCTGAAGTGGTCGATCATGTTAATTCATATATCAATCGAGATAAGACCCAAGTGAATGATATAGTTCTCAAGCTCAGCTATGACAATTTGCCAAGGAGACTAAAACCATGTTTTCTCTATCTTGGATTATTTCCTGAGGACTTTGAAATTCCTGTTGCGCCATTATTGCAAAAATGGGTTGCAGAGGGTTTTATACAAGATACAGGAGATAGAGACCCAGATAATGTTGCGGAAGACTACTTATACGAGCTCATCGATCGCAGTTTGGTCCAAGTAACAAGAGTGAAGTCAAATGGAAGTTTGGAGAAGTGTGAAGTTCATGATCTTCTTCGAGATCTGTGCATATCACaaagcaaaaaggaaaaagtgtTTGAAGTTTGCACAAACAATAACATTGTAGGCATTGCCAAACCTCCCACACCTGACAAACCTCGCAGACTGTCCATTCACAGTGCCATGCATGACTACATTTCTGCAAGCAAAAGAGACCATTCATGTGTTCGTTCCCTATTTTTCTTTGGGACACATTATGATCAGTGGAAATGGCTTGTTGACGACTTCAAATTGGTTCGAGTGTTAGAGTTTGGACCTATCAGTCGTCAAGAGAACCTTTCCAATCTAGGGAACTTCATCCACTTAAGGTACTTAAGAATAAAAGATGTTTATGTTTACTTTGTTCCAGATTCAATACTTAATCTTTTGAATCTACAAACCATAGACCTGGGTATTTCCAGGGGCGGGGGTCGAGTTTCTTTTCCTATTCAAATATGGAAACTCAAATATTTAAGACATTGGAATTCATCTGGACCTATCGAGTTGCGAGGAAATTGTTCGCAATCAGTTAAGAAAATGTGGAATCTTCAAACCATGTCTCCCCTTGTATGCAATAAGCAAGCAATATCTCTAATAAAGAATAGAACATTCCCCAATATTAAGAGGATGGGATTGGACGGGAGTCGTGAATGTGGAGATGAATTACACAATTTATTGCATAACCTACAACAATTAGAGCATTTGAATTCATTAGTGATTATTCCCCAAGGTTTTCTTGATTTCAAGCCTCAAGAACTGGTTCAAGGGCTAGGAGAATTCAGTCATCTAACTATTTTAGAGATTCATTGTGTAAAGGATCTTCTAACCTCTGAGCACATATTTCCACCAAATGTTACAGAGTTAACTTTGTCAGGAATTCACTGCATTAGTGATGAGGGGATGAATGGTTTGGGAAATCACTCTAAACTCAAGATTTTAAGACTTTTGGGAAATTTACTCATGTTTAAGAACCCCACTGACCTAAATTGTGTTGGCTTCCCACAGCTGGAAgtgttgaaaatgaaatttttgcGGCTTCAAAAGTGGGAATTAGACAATGGTGCAATGCGGAGGCTTCAACATGTGATTATCGACCGTTGTGGACCATTAGGTAATCTCCCAACTGAGCTTTGTTATTTGAATGGGTTGAAAAAAGTACATATAAATAGCTTTCCCTCAAAAGAAGTGATTGGACAAATGGCTGACATCTTACGAACGTTGGAAACAAATAATGGAGTTCAAGTCTTGGCCGGACATATATATATTCCACCTTGGGATGAAGAGAATGATTGGGTACATGATTACTAG
- the LOC106778114 gene encoding disease resistance protein RPP13-like, whose product MAESVVSFVLDHLGELAAREANLLYGVEDRVQSLHYELQMIKELLNTTKRKKGMEHIVLNQIRDVAHLAEDVIDTFVAKVSIYKRRTILGRMLHGFGQARLLHHVAHKIDNIRTTLNELRDNRDKYDAFKETNNQSATEEEEKERFQSLHKLRRDVEEEHVVGFVQDSKDVIKQLLEGGSNRKVVSIVGMGGLGKTTLARKVYNNNQVKQCFKCRAWVYVSNECRVKELLLGLLKHLMPKFEQQRRGNKKGMKSAGDISSLNEEELKKLVRNCLEWKRYLVVVDDLWKKQDWDEVQDAFPNNDRGNRILLTSRLKEVALHAGHDVPHYLQFLNKEESWELFRRKVFRGENYPSDLEPLGQHIVQSCQGLPLSIIVLAGLLANREKSYREWSKVVGHVNWYLTRDETQVKDIVLKLSYDNLPKRLKPCFLYLGLFPEDLEIPVMPLLQKWVAEGFIQDTGNRDPDDIAEDYLYELIDRSLVQVARVEMNGGLETCRVHDLLRDLCISKSKEDKVFEVCTDNNILIPTKPRRLSIHSKMAHYISSSNNDHSCIRSLLFFGPDYCVDRREWKWLLEGFKLVRVLELEPKRCGKIPSKLGKFIHLRYLRIDSEEVKFVPASILDLWNLQTIDLGPWSHDIPISFPLQIWKLKHLRHLNSRRPIKLRGSSSGSNEKMWNLQTISPLELNKQTTFLVKNETFPNLKRMGLKVDSGCKGELPNLLESLQQLSHLNKLEILLPDSYDASLNVEGSVHESVERNNGCKPQELLQNLGQFNYLSVLKIENALNLLISAVTFPPNITELKLSGISCISDEGISGLGNHSKLKILRLLGDVTWSGDSSVFYCVEGSFPELEIFRMGVLAVTKWKLSNGAMQKLESVMIHNCEMLDDLPNELWSLSGLRKVQITKPSEQMVRMLRNLKINNGIQLLIDAEEPFSFENKF is encoded by the coding sequence ATGGCAGAGAGTGTAGTTTCCTTTGTTTTAGATCACTTAGGTGAGCTTGCCGCACGCGAAGCTAACTTGTTGTATGGCGTGGAGGATAGAGTCCAGTCCCTCCATTACGAACTTCAAATGATCAAAGAGCTTCTCAATACCACCAAGAGAAAGAAGGGAATGGAACACATTGTATTGAACCAAATCAGAGATGTGGCCCACTTAGCTGAGGATGTCATCGATACATTCGTAGCCAAAGTTTCCATTTACAAGAGGAGAACCATTCTCGGGAGGATGCTCCATGGCTTTGGCCAAGCAAGGTTGCTTCACCATGTAGCCCACAAAATAGACAATATCAGAACCACTCTCAATGAGCTACGCGACAACAGGGACAAATATGATGCTTTCAAAGAAACTAATAATCAATCTGCAACAGAAGAGGAGGAGAAGGAAAGGTTTCAATCGCTGCACAAGCTTAGAAGAGACGTGGAGGAAGAACATGTGGTTGGCTTTGTCCAAGACTCCAAAGATGTCATCAAACAACTCCTGGAAGGTGGTTCAAATCGTAAAGTTGTCTCTATCGTTGGCATGGGGGGATTGGGGAAGACCACCCTTGCCCGAAAGGTCTACAATAACAATCAAGTGAAGCAATGCTTCAAGTGTCGTGCATGGGTTTATGTGTCCAACGAGTGCAGAGTTAAGGAGCTTTTGCTTGGTCTTCTTAAGCATTTGATGCCAAAATTTGAACAGCAACGCAGAGGCAACAAAAAAGGTATGAAAAGTGCTGGAGATATTAGTAGCCTGAATGAGGAGGAGCTGAAAAAACTGGTGCGGAACTGCTTGGAGTGGAAAAGGTATCTTGTGGTGGTAGATGACCTGTGGAAAAAGCAAGATTGGGACGAGGTGCAAGATGCTTTTCCAAACAACGATAGAGGCAACAGAATATTGCTCACTAGTCGTTTGAAAGAGGTGGCCTTGCATGCTGGTCATGATGTCCCTCACTATCTTCAATTCctgaataaagaagaaagttGGGAGTTGTTTCGCAGGAAGGTGTTTAGGGGTGAAAACTACCCTTCTGATTTGGAGCCACTTGGACAACATATTGTTCAAAGTTGTCAAGGTTTGCCGCTCTCCATCATTGTCTTAGCAGGGTTGCTAGCCAACAGGGAAAAGTCATATAGAGAATGGTCTAAAGTTGTGGGTCATGTTAATTGGTATTTGACTCGAGATGAGACCCAAGTGAAAGATATAGTTCTCAAGCTTAGCTACGACAACTTGCCAAAGAGACTAAAACCATGTTTTCTCTATCTTGGGTTATTTCCTGAAGACTTAGAAATACCTGTTATGCCATTATTACAAAAATGGGTAGCAGAGGGTTTTATACAAGATACAGGGAATAGAGACCCAGATGATATTGCAGAAGACTACTTGTACGAACTCATCGATCGTAGTTTGGTTCAAGTAGCAAGAGTGGAAATGAATGGAGGTTTGGAGACGTGTCGGGTTCATGATCTTCTTCGAGACCTTTGCATATCAAAGAGCAAAGAGGACAAAGTTTTTGAGGTTTGCACAGATAACAACATTCTAATTCCGACCAAACCTCGTAGATTGTCCATTCACAGTAAGATGGCTCACTACATTTCTTCAAGCAATAATGACCATTCATGTATCCGTTCCCTGTTATTCTTTGGTCCAGATTACTGTGTTGATAGGAGAGAATGGAAATGGCTTTTGGAAGGCTTCAAATTGGTTCGGGTGTTAGAGCTCGAACCAAAGAGGTGCGGAAAGATCCCTTCAAAGTTAGGAAAATTTATCCACTTAAGATACTTGAGAATAGACTCGGAGGAGGTTAAGTTTGTTCCAGCTTCAATACTTGATCTTTGGAATCTACAAACCATAGACTTAGGTCCTTGGAGTCATGACATTCCAATTTCTTTCCCTTTACAAATATGGAAGCTCAAACATTTAAGACATTTAAATTCACGACGACCTATCAAGCTGCGAGGCAGTAGTTCAGGATCAAATGAAAAGATGTGGAATCTTCAAACCATTTCTCCTCTTGAACTCAACAAGCAAACAACATTTCTGGTAAAGAATGAAACATTTCCCAATCTTAAGAGGATGGGGTTGAAAGTAGATTCTGGATGCAAAGGTGAATTACCCAATTTGTTGGAGAGCCTACAACAATTAAGTCATCTGAATAAGTTAGAGATTCTCCTCCCAGATAGTTATGATGCAAGTTTAAATGTAGAGGGTTCAGTCCATGAAAGTGTGGAAAGGAACAATGGTTGCAAGCCACAAGAACTGTTACAAAACCTAGGACAATTCAATTATCTATCTGTCTTAAAGATTGAGAATGCTTTGAACCTTCTAATAAGTGCAGTCACATTTCCTCCAAACATTACAGAGTTAAAGTTATCAGGGATTAGCTGCATTAGCGATGAGGGGATAAGTGGTTTGGGAAATCACAGCaaactcaaaattttgagaCTTTTGGGAGATGTAACTTGGTCTGGAGATTCCTCTGTGTTCTATTGTGTCGAAGGTAGTTTCCCAGAGTTGGAAATATTTCGAATGGGTGTTTTGGCAGTTACAAAGTGGAAATTAAGCAATGGTGCAATGCAGAAACTTGAGAGTGTGATGATCCACAATTGTGAAATGTTAGATGATCTTCCAAATGAACTTTGGTCTTTGAGTGGATTAAGAAAAGTACAGATAACTAAACCATCAGAACAAATGGTTCGCATGCTacgaaatttgaaaataaacaaTGGGATTCAACTTCTCATAGATGCCGAAGAAccttttagttttgaaaataaattttag
- the LOC106779084 gene encoding disease resistance protein RPP13-like, protein MEESVVTFVLDHLAQLVAREANLLYGVEDRVQSLQNELQMIKELLNTTKRKKGMEHTVLNQIRDVAHLAEDVIDTFVAKVAIYKRRTILGKMLRGFGQLRLLHHVADKIDTIKATLNEIRDNKDKYDAFKETNNQSAAEEAEEEKRAQSLHKLRRNVEEEDVVGFIHDSKDVINLLLEGGSNRKAVSIVGMGGLGKTTLARKVYNSSQVMNHFDCRAWVYVSNECRVKDLLIGLFKHLMPNFEQQQRRGNKRGKKSAGEINDLSEEELKKLVRNCLEWKRYLVVVDDLWKKQDWDEVLDAFPDNNKGSRILITSRLKEVALHAGHDVPHYLQFLNEEESWELFRRKVFRGEDYPSDLEPLGKQMVRSCRGLPLSIIVLAGLLANKEKSHREWSKVVGHVNWYLTQDETQVKDIVLKLSYDNLPKRLKPCFLYLGLFPEDFEIPVTPLLQKWVAEGFIQNTGNRDPDDVAEDYLYELIDRSLVQVVRVETNAGVETCQIHDLLRDLCILESKEDKVFEVFTDHSILISAKPRRLSIHGKMDHYISLSNNDHSCVRSVFFFGSHYYIRGRDWKWIFENLKLVRVLEFGLNGSNKIPSNLGNFIHLKYLRIHIEYVMFVPDSILKLWNLQTIDLSPPRANVPISFPAQIWKLRHLRHLNTPRPIKLRGSCSGSYEKMWNAQTISSLLLNSQAMSLIKRGTFPNVKRLGLRVTSECEAELPKLLQSLHQSSYLNKLVIVLRDRDDEGVKDLTDESVKRNNGFKPQEVLQSLGQFNCLTILTIKNAFDLLTCELTFPPTVTELTLSEIDCISDEGINGLGNHTKLKKLRLLGDVSLSTGESFDLNCVGGGFSQLEVIEMENLNLEKWKLDNGAMSRLQSVMIHNCERLDDLPNELWSLSGLRKVQVMKPSKEMARMLRNLEIKNGVQLVTEDYQPRFQCRLNSIDSMDFNTFEYISDI, encoded by the coding sequence ATGGAAGAGAGTGTAGTAACCTTTGTATTAGATCATTTAGCCCAGCTTGTGGCACGCGAAGCTAACTTGCTGTATGGCGTGGAAGACAGGGTCCAGTCCCTCCAGAACGAACTTCAAATGATCAAAGAGCTCCTCAATACCACAAAGAGAAAGAAGGGAATGGAACATACTGTACTGAACCAAATCAGAGATGTGGCCCACTTAGCTGAGGATGTCATCGATACATTCGTAGCCAAAGTTGCCATTTACAAGAGAAGAACCATTCTGGGGAAGATGCTCCGTGGCTTTGGCCAATTAAGGTTGCTCCACCACGTAGCCGATAAAATAGACACGATCAAAGCCACTCTCAACGAAATACGCGACAACAAGGACAAATATGACGCTTTCAAAGAAACCAATAATCAATCTGCAGCAGAAGAGGCGGAGGAGGAGAAAAGGGCGCAATCACTGCACAAGCTAAGAAGAAatgtggaggaagaagatgTAGTTGGCTTTATCCATGACTCCAAGGATGTCATCAACCTACTCCTGGAAGGAGGTTCAAATCGTAAAGCTGTCTCTATCGTTGGCATGGGGGGATTGGGAAAGACCACCCTTGCCCGAAAGGTCTATAATAGCAGCCAGGTGATGAACCACTTCGATTGTCGCGCGTGGGTTTATGTCTCAAACGAGTGCAGAGTTAAGGATCTTTTGATTGGCCTTTTTAAGCATTTGATGCCAAATTTTGAACAGCAACAACGTAGAGGCAACAAAAGAGGTAAGAAAAGCGCAGGAGAAATTAACGACCTTAGTGAGGAGGAACTGAAGAAATTGGTGCGAAACTGCTTGGAGTGGAAAAGGTATCTTGTGGTGGTAGATGACTTGTGGAAAAAGCAAGATTGGGACGAGGTGCTAGATGCTTTTCCAGACAACAACAAAGGCAGCAGAATATTGATCACTAGTCGTTTGAAAGAGGTGGCCTTGCATGCTGGCCATGATGTTCCTCACTATCTTCAATTCctgaatgaagaagaaagttgGGAGTTGTTTCGCAGGAAAGTGTTTAGGGGTGAAGACTACCCTTCTGATTTGGAGCCTTTGGGAAAGCAGATGGTTCGAAGTTGTCGTGGTTTGCCGCTCTCCATCATTGTCTTAGCAGGGCTGCTAGCCAACAAGGAAAAGTCACATAGAGAATGGTCTAAAGTGGTGGGTCATGTTAATTGGTATCTCACTCAAGACGAGACCCAAGTGAAGGATATAGTTCTGAAACTCAGCTATGACAATTTGCCAAAGAGATTAAAACCGTGTTTTCTCTATCTTGGGTTATTTCCAGAAGACTTTGAAATACCTGTCACACCATTATTGCAAAAATGGGTTGCAGAGGGTTTTATACAAAATACAGGAAACAGAGACCCAGACGATGTTGCGGAAGACTACTTATATGAGCTCATTGATCGTAGTTTGGTCCAGGTAGTAAGAGTAGAGACTAATGCAGGTGTGGAGACATGTCAGATTCATGATCTTCTTCGAGATCTTTGCATATTAGAAAGCAAAGAGGACAAAGTTTTTGAAGTTTTCACAGACCATAGTATTCTAATTTCAGCAAAACCACGCAGGCTTTCAATTCACGGTAAGATGGATCACTACATTTCTTTAAGCAATAATGATCATTCATGTGTTCGTTCCGTGTTCTTCTTTGGCTCACATTACTATATTCGTGGGAGGGACTGGAAATGGATTTTTGAAAACTTGAAATTGGTTCGAGTATTGGAGTTTGGACTAAACGGCTCTAACAAGATCCCTTCCAATTTAGGGAATTTTATCCATTTAAAGTATCTGAGAATACACATAGAGTATGTTATGTTTGTTCCAGATTCAATTCTTAAGCTTTGGAATTTACAAACCATAGACCTAAGTCCTCCGAGGGCTAACGTTCCAATTTCTTTCCCTGCCCAAATATGGAAACTGAGACATTTAAGGCATTTAAATACACCACGACCTATCAAGCTGCGAGGCAGTTGTTCAGGATCATATGAGAAGATGTGGAATGCTCAAACTATCTCTTCCTTGCTACTCAATAGCCAAGCAATGTCTTTGATAAAAAGAGGAACATTCCCTAATGTTAAGAGGTTAGGGTTGAGAGTGACTTCAGAATGTGAAGCTGAATTACCCAAATTGTTGCAGAGCTTACATCAATCAAGTTATTTGAACAAGTTAGTAATTGTCCTCCGAGATAGAGATGATGAAGGTGTAAAGGACTTGACCGATGAGAGTGTGAAAAGGAACAATGGTTTCAAGCCGCAAGAAGTGTTACAGAGCTTAGGACAATTCAATTGTCTAACTATTTTAACCATTAAGAATGCTTTCGACCTTTTAACCTGTGAACTCACATTCCCTCCAACTGTTACAGAATTAACGTTGTCAGAGATTGACTGCATTAGTGATGAGGGGATAAATGGTTTGGGAAATCACAccaaactaaaaaaattgagactttTGGGAGATGTATCCTTGTCGACGGGGGAATCCTTTGACTTGAATTGTGTCGGAGGCGGCTTCTCGCAATTGGAAGTGATTGAAATGGAAAATTTGAACCTTGAAAAGTGGAAACTAGACAATGGTGCAATGTCGAGACTTCAGAGTGTGATGATTCACAATTGTGAAAGGTTAGATGATCTTCCAAATGAACTTTGGTCATTGAGTGGCTTGAGAAAAGTGCAGGTAATGAAACCTTCAAAAGAAATGGCTCGCATGCTAAGGAATTTGGAAATAAAGAATGGGGTTCAACTCGTCACAGAGGATTATCAGCCTCGATTTCAATGTCGGTTGAATAGTATTGATTCGATGGATTTCAATACTTTTGAATATATTAGTGACATCTAA
- the LOC106779239 gene encoding ubiquitin carboxyl-terminal hydrolase 24 has product MLLFGSFTEDETRSLLSKQSSGKNEKPVEKNQLQFGSLNSVTVESNNLQNSSKASVSAPPSDSQKCNGVKNDNDSSSEVPGAINENGSITNFSPSPTSTSSVNEVDEKNANSFTLLDEDGPSNKFSKLSLDASETENSRNVHKTGNGDDSSLKFSHREPAKAPNGHAVLPVKDILPRGLINSGNLCFLNATVQALLSCSPFVHLLQQLRTRNLPKVGYPTLTAFAEFITQFDMPSNTNINKQDTDMFESGRPFCPVMFESVLKNFTPDVPNSISGRPRQEDAQEFLSFVMDQMHDELLKLEGQSSSLNGTQFSLVSSVEDDEWETVGPKNKSAVTRTQSLRPSELSSIFGGELKSLVRAKGNKSAFVQPYLLLHLDIYPETVHTIEDALRLFSASETLEGYRVSPTAKAGVVTARKSVQIVTLPKIMIFHLMRFGYGSQGSIKLHKAVQFPLELVLSRDLLVSPSTKGRKYELVATITHHGREPSKGHYTADAQYPNGRWLRFDDASVFAIGTNKVLHDQAYVLFYRQL; this is encoded by the exons ATGCTACTATTTGGGTCATTTACTGAAGATGAAACCCGATCACTGCTGTCAAAGCAGTCTTCTGGGAAAAATGAAAAGCCTGTGGAGAAGAATCAGCTGCAGTTTGGATCTCTGAATTCTGTTACTGTTGAGTCAAACAACCTGCAAAACTCATCAAAGGCATCAGTTAGTGCACCGCCCTCTGATTCTCAGAAATGTAATGGAGTGAAAAATGATAATGATAGTTCATCTGAAGTTCCAGGAGCAATTAATGAGAATGGCAGCATTACCAATTTCTCCCCTAGCCCCACGAGTACGAGTAGTGTGAATGAAGTTGACGAGAAAAATGCAAATTCTTTTACATTACTTGATGAAGATGGTCCCTCaaacaagttttcaaaattGAGCCTAGATGCTTCCGAGACTGAAAACTCGAGGAATGTACATAAAACTGGCAATGGAGATGATTCTTCATTAAAGTTCTCCCATCGAGAACCCGCAAAGGCACCTAACGGGCATGCTGTTCTGCCTGTTAAAGACATACTGCCTCGAGGCCTTATCAACTCTGGGAATCTTTGCTTTCTTAATGCAACCGTGCAGGCCCTGTTGTCATGCTCACCTTTTGTTCATCTTTTACAGCAATTAAGAACTCGCAACCTTCCTAAG GTTGGATATCCTACATTGACAGCATTTGCTGAGTTCATAACCCAATTTGATATGCCAAGCAACACTAACATAAACAAGCAAGATACGGATATGTTTGAGTCTGGAAGGCCATTTTGCCCTGTTATGTTTGAAAGTGTTCTAAAAAATTTTACTCCAGATGTGCCAAATAGCATTTCAGGAAGACCAAG GCAGGAAGATGCTCAGGAATTTCTGAGCTTTGTAATGGATCAAATGCATGATGAATTACTGAAGCTGGAAGGACAATCTTCAAGTCTTAATGGCACTcaattttctcttgtttcttCTGTGGAAGATGATGAATGGGAAACAGTGGGGCCGAAGAATAAATCTGCTGTTACAAGGACTCAAAGCCTTCGCCCATCAGAATTAAGTAGTATTTTTGGAGGAGAGCTTAAAAGTTTGGTGAGAGCTAAAG GAAATAAGTCGGCCTTTGTTCAACCATATCTCTTACTCCATCTTGACATCTATCCTGAGACCGTACACACTATCGAGGATGCACTACGCTTGTTTTCTGCATCAGAAACTCTTGAAGGGTACCGGGTATCACCCACTGCAAAG GCTGGTGTGGTGACTGCAAGAAAATCTGTACAAATAGTGACGCTTcctaaaataatgatatttcacCTGATGCGTTTTGGTTACGGAAGCCAGGGAAGCATCAAGTTGCATAAGGCCGTGCAGTTTCCTCTTGAGTTGGTATTGAGTCGTGATTTGCTTGTTTCACCATCTACTAAG GGTCGAAAGTATGAACTTGTTGCTACAATTACTCACCATGGAAGGGAGCCTTCGAAGGGGCACTACACAGCTGATGCCCAATACCCTAATGGTCGGTGGCTACGATTTGATGATGCATCTGTCTTTGCTATTGGAACAAATAAGGTGCTGCATGATCAAGCCTATGTCCTTTTCTACAGACAGCTGTGA